The Stieleria sp. JC731 genome window below encodes:
- a CDS encoding SMI1/KNR4 family protein: MEYLRLIPTVDDIESWLDAALPHFYRQFLNDHADELIASELVLLYGRSSFIERKDTYETRQYCPGFVTIGNDSGDMELILSLTDGSVSMVDGGTMRAEDAERVADDLRTWIENDCHLPIAEATAFPATEHVIVYLENIPSSLKTLLLIKQHLGIDTPLGELKTLIDTVPCSLTSDLTYMQAIKRCAKVNVIDDCLGIRMRSDNAIRLPLDWQG; encoded by the coding sequence ATGGAGTATCTACGCTTGATTCCGACGGTTGACGACATTGAGTCTTGGCTTGATGCGGCGCTGCCGCACTTTTACCGCCAGTTTCTCAACGACCACGCCGATGAACTGATCGCATCGGAACTCGTTTTACTCTATGGCAGATCGTCCTTCATCGAACGCAAAGATACATATGAAACCAGACAATACTGTCCTGGCTTCGTCACAATTGGGAATGACAGCGGCGATATGGAGTTGATCCTGTCATTGACGGACGGTTCGGTCTCGATGGTTGATGGCGGCACCATGCGTGCAGAAGATGCCGAACGTGTAGCGGATGACTTGAGGACATGGATTGAGAATGACTGTCACCTGCCGATTGCCGAGGCGACAGCATTCCCTGCTACGGAACACGTTATCGTTTACCTGGAAAACATTCCATCATCGCTCAAGACTCTGCTGCTTATCAAGCAACACCTTGGTATCGACACTCCGCTCGGTGAGCTAAAGACGTTGATCGATACGGTCCCGTGTTCCCTCACGAGTGATTTGACTTACATGCAGGCGATCAAACGTTGTGCTAAAGTCAACGTCATCGACGATTGCTTGGGGATCCGAATGCGATCTGATAACGCAATCAGGCTTCCCTTGGACTGGCAGGGATAA